Below is a genomic region from Pirellulales bacterium.
TCTCTCTGCGACATCGATGACACCTCCGTGAATTAGCGGCGCGGCTCCTTACCGCGCCCACGAAAGCCCTACGCAGGCTCGCCTCCCATTGCTCAGATCGCAGATTTTCCGACCAAACAGCCGCCAACGTCCGTAGAAAAGGGTGGGACCAGCGAGCTTGCGAGCGCCGGCCCACCGTAATCGACGTCGCCATCGGTGGGCCGGCGCTCGCAAGCTCGCTGGTCCGACTCTACGTTCGCGAAAAAGCGCCATTTGGCAGGATTGTTGCTCACAACAATGATTTGAATACGCGGTGGCGGCGCGATCAATGCTGGTCGCTCTGCGCATTGGACGGCAGGGCGGAATTTTTTCTCGGACGGCCCTGGCGACGGTTGTTCGCGCGGGCCACATCCTCATGCGGAGGTGGAGCATGAAACGTTTTCTCACTTTGGGACTCTTGGGAATGGGGCTCGTGGGTCTGCTGCTGGCGGAGGTCGGCGCCGCCGAAACCGCCAAGGGCGAGCAGATGTTGGTGGCGGCGCAGAACGCGCCGCTGATGCGCGGCAGCTCGACGCTGGCAAGGCTGCCGGCCGGGCACCGTTTTGAGGTGATTCGCACGGAAGGCAATTGGGTCGGCACCCGCGCCACGGTGAATGGGAAGCCCGTAAGCGGCTGGCTCTGGCGAGGATATGTGGCAACGCCCCAGCAGTTCGCTCGCCGGCAGGAGTTGCTGCGGCGGTATTCGTACATTCCCATGACGGAAATGATGCCGACGGTGCCGGAACTGTATGCCCGCACGTTCCCGCAGCCGCAGCCGCTCTTTCCGGCGGCCCGCGGGGGCCCCATGGTGGCTGAGGCCGTGCCTGGCGCCTCGAGGCCTTACAAGGGACCGTATCCGTATGCACGGCCAGTCCTCTGGCCGGACATGGGCGACTACGTCACCGGTGGGCTTCGCGCGAACTCGCCCTTGCTCATGGGAACGACGTGGTACAGCCGCAACTATTGGCGTGCTGACCGGAAGATCATCGGCTACTGACGGCGTTAGAAGCGGAAATCGAGCCCGAAATTGAGGCCCTGGGCCCAATAGGTCGACGTGTGAAACTGAAAGGCCGGCGGCACCGGGCCGGTGCCGCCGTAGGCCGGGTCGGAGGGAATCCGATTGGCGCTCGTCACGCGGCTCACCTGGTCGCCGGGCCGGGCGACGTTGCTCAGGTAAATAAACGAATAGCCGATGCGCGCCGTGACCGACGGCGAGATTTGGTATCCGAGGTTGAAATGCCCCTCGGGCGCGACTGCGTACGGATTCTGGTAATAATTGCCCATGTTGGCCGTGGTGGCCAGGACGCCGCCGGGCAACATGGTCCGCACGCCTTGCGGGTTGGTGAAGAGGGTCGAGCCCGAGATCGTCGCCCGCTGCTGAACCGTACCGAAGGCGATCTTGCCCAACGCGGTGAAGTAGAACCGCCCTTGAGCATAATAGAGTCTTGCTCCCCCCGACCCTCCATAGAAGCTGTTGGTGAGCCGGAAGCCGTCGAAATCGGACAAGGTGGCGGAGGTGCTCAGGGGCGCGCCCCCGAAGGTGCTCCCGCCGCCCAAGAAATCGGAGGACTGGTCGTAGATATTCAACGATTCCACCAGGCTCAAGTAGCGGAAGCCCAACAGGCCATCCAGTCGCACGCGCTGGGTCTGGAGCAGATTGAGAACGCCGTCGCAATTGGCCCCTTGGAATTCGCTGCGTAGGATCACATCCACGCCGCCGAGGAACTGGTCGGGGAGCGAGTCGACGTGAGAACCTTCGCCGCCGCTTCGCGCGTCGATCGTCGGCCGTGCAATGACCGGATTGCCAAAGCCGTCCGATTGCTGCGAGAACTCGCGGCTCTGCTGGATCAGCACGAAGTAGCCGGCCTCCAGACCGAAGACGCGTCCCTCGTCGAGCCAGATGCCG
It encodes:
- a CDS encoding BBP7 family outer membrane beta-barrel protein, whose product is MVYVVTAKFWFRPEALLWDTKAAPVPQPIATSGSTADAVPGAIGQPGTLVVFGGGTASFGYVGGVRLETGIWLDEGRVFGLEAGYFVLIQQSREFSQQSDGFGNPVIARPTIDARSGGEGSHVDSLPDQFLGGVDVILRSEFQGANCDGVLNLLQTQRVRLDGLLGFRYLSLVESLNIYDQSSDFLGGGSTFGGAPLSTSATLSDFDGFRLTNSFYGGSGGARLYYAQGRFYFTALGKIAFGTVQQRATISGSTLFTNPQGVRTMLPGGVLATTANMGNYYQNPYAVAPEGHFNLGYQISPSVTARIGYSFIYLSNVARPGDQVSRVTSANRIPSDPAYGGTGPVPPAFQFHTSTYWAQGLNFGLDFRF